Below is a genomic region from Ciona intestinalis chromosome 14, KH, whole genome shotgun sequence.
TAAATGTGGTAATATTGTATATGGTAAATACGTTTTTGGATTAATAAACAGAATTACAGTTAAAAGAATAACAAATAGTATTTCTGTAAGAGATTTGACTGATTTAGCTTGAAAAATTGGAAACTATGCATAGTAAGTAAaggagtttttaaattttcaaacagaaatacagttaaaagaaTAATGAATAAACGTACGTTTAGAACTTTTCGTTCGGACATACTGCTTTGTCAGTTTATCACAAAAACGAATCAAAAAATTCCGTATTTCTTCTAAATCTGGTAAAAACAGAGACTTGACGTTGTATAtttgaatgtatatatacacacagtATAAgcttattttattgcaaacaaaCCAAACAGACGTAAACACAACACAAGACACTCGGATATCAAAACACAAACACGCTACTACTCCCCAATCATATTCGTTCCGCTTGCTTTgctctttattacgtcaccaACACTCGCCGCTTCttttttatgacgtcagaaaaaATGGCGCCATTGCGATAGAAGGAAGTTTGTGACAAAGCGATGTCTAATTTGCCTGTTTTGCGGATAAGAAAATCGCATTTAAAAGAGCCACTgtgcatttatttttcatttctttataCATAAGCGTCtgtcttattatttttttataactttttaatagATTTAGTTTTTACCAGTACGCagatttgttaaaatgtcGTCGAGGTCATTTCGTGCGAGCTCCGATCGAAAAGTTTACGTTGGCAATCTTGGAACGCACGCATCAAGAGAGGATCTTGAAGAAGAATTCAGCTACTACGGAAGATTGGACAGCGTTTGGGTCGCAAGAAACCCTCCAGGTTTTGCGTATGTTCTTTTCGAAGATGCCCGAGATGCAAAAGATGCCGTTCGTGGATTAGATGGAAAGTAagatatattgttaaaaacttcaaTATTATTTTGAGCTTTTTTCCAATATTGTACATATTGCTACAGAAACTTATGtcgtttttatatattttactgtttatttgAAACTAATTATTAtactaaacacattttttgaaGGAGATTGCCATTGTTATAGATTTCACTGTTTATTTGAAACTAAATATGTTCTTTTACCCCATTTTCAGAATAATTTGCGATCGAAAAGTAAGAGTTGACATTTCAAACTCCCGAAGTACCGGTCGGCCTGCACGACGTGGTCCTGCTCCATATGATAGATATGGAGGAGGAGGTGGTGGTGGAAACCGAGGGTTTCGAAGCGATATGAGATGTTACAACTGCAGCGAGACCGGTCACTTTGCACGTGATTGCCCAAGGTCTAGAGGGTAAgcttaaaattgttttgtttaattgcGGTTACTTTATTATCTTGTTAGAAGTATAGGTTTTAAGGTTTACTTTGATGATCCTTCAACCCAACAATCATTGATGTGAACATTGCGCTCTCTTATGGCACAGCTGAGTATGGAAACCTCaccaaaatataatattataatttgaaaCAATTCATAAGCTATTAATTTAATTCCAAACTTTGCCGTGTCAAACTTTTAACTGAGCATATCACTGCCCTTCTAGGCTGATTTTCATGTCACCGAGTGTACATTATTGATACGAGGCCCATGTACGTGGTGCACAGTGGCTCAGAGCGCCTAATGAACGATAGAGGGCATGAACGATATGTGATCGTGGTGCAGTGTGCGTTTTTGTTCGGTGCGAGTGATCGCAGAATGAATGACCCGAGATCGGCTGAACTATTACAGCGCGCTTCTCAACGATTAGGAATTTAGTGGTGGCTTTTCAGTGTTTGGCAAGTAATAACCTATTTACGTCAATTCGTCATCACATGCAATGCACCAAAGGCCACTTTTTCTTCAAGTtaaatttttctatttattatcCGGGCAATACGTTGGTATCATGAGCAGCATGTGACTCATTTGCTTCATTTTCTCAGTGTGGGTAGGCGTCGCCGCTCCCGCTCTTATTCTAGGTCCCGTTCACGATCTCGATCCTACTCCAAGTCCAGATCTCGTAGTCCAAGGAGAAAGAGATCACGCAGAAGTCGATCGCGCAGCACGTAAGTTATGATTGaatcatttaataaaatgtggGAAACAGTTTTATCATCTTTCTGTTTCTTAAGATCAAGTGCTGAGCGCAAAAGTCGCAGCCCAAGAAAATCAAGTCGTGAAGATCGTCGACGTAGGACCAGATCTGATCGCTCCAGCCGTTCCAGATCAAAATCGGAAGATAAGAAAGGTTCTCGTTCCCGTTCAAGAAGTCGTGACAAAGATCGGAAGAGTCGCTCTCGATCCAAATCCGTGGAGTATATTGAGAAGAGGGATTCTAGAAGTCGATCACGCAGTGCTGATAAATCAAAGAAGAGCAGATCAAAATCTCTGGATCGATCCAGGGATCGCAGTGCCTCAAGGAGCAGATCTCGTAGCAGGAGTCCTCGGGGTAATAAATCTAAAAGTAGGTCCAGATCTCGTACCCCAGTGAATGGTGTCGAGAATGGAAATTCTCCACGGAATCGCAGTAGATCTCGTTCTAGGAGCAAAGATAATGCACCCGAAGATGAGAGGCAAAAAGAACATTCCAGATCACCGAGTCCCAATCGCTCTGATAATGAAAACTgatgatatttttaaaaaattcgaCCAACGCATAATTTCTGTTCAATGACAGAAATGGTTCATTTTTGTATCCGCTGAACTGCAAACATTCCTAAAACGTTTGGGATCTTTTTATCCGATAAACTGTAACTTTTACACATGATCATCAATAATTACAGTTTAagttttaagttaattttatgAACACTAGATCTTTGTATTGTCACCATACTCGAAAATGCGTCATTTGAAAATCTTGTAAATTAGTTCGACCATCAAGTGTAAATAAAACGTTTGTGTAGTtcatataatataaagttttcaaaacgttaaaacaaaagtacgTGGGTGCAAGAACAGGTAAGGTATATTGTTTATAGGTAAGGTATATtggttattaaaatatttacctttagTTTGTTAGGGTTTGTAGACTAGTTCAGCTGTGGGCGTACTAACCCtcaatttgtttatatttttaagtaatgATTCAACTAAGGGAAAAAGGTATAATTCCGGATTAAAAATGTGGGGAGGAAAAAAGAAATGGTTATTATTTCATGCTTGGCCACGTGGTTAAAACGCAGTCATCCAtaacaacatttgttttgaGAAATCCAAGAATTGTTTGTTGTTCATTTTAGTCGATCAT
It encodes:
- the LOC100184936 gene encoding probable splicing factor, arginine/serine-rich 6; this encodes MSSRSFRASSDRKVYVGNLGTHASREDLEEEFSYYGRLDSVWVARNPPGFAYVLFEDARDAKDAVRGLDGKIICDRKVRVDISNSRSTGRPARRGPAPYDRYGGGGGGGNRGFRSDMRCYNCSETGHFARDCPRSRGVGRRRRSRSYSRSRSRSRSYSKSRSRSPRRKRSRRSRSRSTSSAERKSRSPRKSSREDRRRRTRSDRSSRSRSKSEDKKGSRSRSRSRDKDRKSRSRSKSVEYIEKRDSRSRSRSADKSKKSRSKSLDRSRDRSASRSRSRSRSPRGNKSKSRSRSRTPVNGVENGNSPRNRSRSRSRSKDNAPEDERQKEHSRSPSPNRSDNEN